A single genomic interval of Pseudomonadota bacterium harbors:
- a CDS encoding DEAD/DEAH box helicase, whose amino-acid sequence MCDPVTIEERLRSVVAAWRANLPGEFVAEATTIGRPAEYAEWPEDLDPRLVRGLQSLGIEAPYAHQAAAWELLARGEDVVVATPTASGKSLCYNVPVIDAVLKDPAARALYVFPTKALARDQEASLARLFEAAGAEPKVAVYDGDTPVEARRAARREARVIVTNPDMLHTGILPHHTSFAPFFAGLGHVVIDELHQYRGVFGSHVANVMRRLRRVAAFHGGAPRIAACSATIGNPAELAATVLGCPATAILENGSPDGPRTIIVYNPELVDPAMGVRRSALKVAARLAAELVAAGVTTLVFCQTRRGVEVTLRALRTRLSAEGRSPARARGYRGGYLPQLRREIEAALREGKVDAVVATNALELGIDVGGLDAVVMAGYPGTIAATHQRAGRAGRRREPSLAVLVARSDPLDQFLAREPAFLLEASPERALAAPDNVEILLPHLRCAAFELPFAAGEGFGGLDPEDTAAALDCLVAEGDVTRTQGAYHFVGASYPAAAVGLRSVGAQRVVASDVETGEVIAEVDPRAARLELHESAVYQHEGAIYLVERLDLEHGRAELVPAAPIYYTIAVPTVLLRVVEVHGERGLGAGAAAFEGDVVVREEICAYKKVRFETHEGLGTGTVSLPPSEMETEAAWIVPAETAAEVVGRDSLWLALAGIGHALHRIVALRLMCDPRDVAVVVQAAPGSDRLALYLYDAHAGGVGLSSRAFRIAAELLEDAGRLVSGCPCADGCPSCVGPRGEGDPPVKALAVALLRALGAGGVGW is encoded by the coding sequence ATGTGCGATCCCGTCACAATCGAGGAGAGGCTGCGTTCGGTCGTCGCCGCCTGGCGCGCGAACCTGCCGGGCGAGTTCGTCGCCGAGGCGACGACGATTGGGCGGCCCGCGGAGTACGCCGAGTGGCCGGAGGATCTCGATCCGCGGCTCGTGCGGGGACTGCAGTCGCTCGGAATCGAGGCGCCGTACGCGCACCAGGCGGCTGCTTGGGAGCTGCTCGCGCGGGGCGAGGATGTCGTCGTCGCGACACCGACCGCGTCGGGCAAAAGCCTCTGCTACAACGTGCCGGTGATCGACGCGGTGCTCAAGGACCCCGCGGCGCGCGCCCTGTACGTCTTTCCGACCAAGGCGCTCGCCCGAGATCAGGAGGCGTCGCTCGCCCGGCTGTTCGAGGCGGCGGGCGCCGAGCCGAAGGTCGCGGTGTACGACGGCGACACACCCGTCGAGGCGCGGCGCGCGGCCAGGCGGGAGGCGCGCGTGATCGTCACGAACCCGGACATGCTCCACACCGGGATCCTGCCGCACCACACGTCCTTCGCCCCGTTCTTCGCGGGGCTGGGACACGTCGTGATCGACGAGCTCCACCAGTACCGCGGCGTGTTCGGTTCGCACGTGGCGAACGTGATGCGGCGCCTGCGGCGCGTTGCGGCGTTCCACGGCGGCGCGCCGAGGATCGCGGCGTGCTCGGCGACGATCGGCAACCCGGCGGAGCTCGCGGCGACGGTGCTCGGCTGTCCGGCGACGGCGATCTTGGAGAACGGCTCGCCCGACGGCCCGCGGACGATCATCGTGTACAACCCGGAGCTCGTCGACCCGGCGATGGGTGTCCGCAGATCCGCGCTCAAGGTTGCGGCACGGCTCGCCGCGGAGCTCGTCGCCGCGGGCGTGACGACGCTCGTGTTCTGCCAGACCCGGCGCGGTGTGGAGGTGACCCTTCGCGCCCTGCGGACGAGGCTCTCGGCCGAAGGACGTTCTCCAGCGCGCGCGCGCGGCTACCGGGGCGGCTACCTGCCGCAGCTCCGGCGGGAGATCGAGGCCGCGCTCCGCGAGGGAAAAGTCGACGCCGTGGTCGCGACGAACGCGCTCGAGCTCGGGATCGACGTCGGCGGCCTCGATGCGGTGGTGATGGCCGGCTACCCGGGGACGATCGCCGCGACCCACCAGCGCGCCGGCCGAGCCGGGCGGAGGCGGGAGCCGTCGCTCGCGGTGCTTGTCGCGCGCTCCGATCCGCTGGATCAGTTCCTCGCGCGCGAACCCGCCTTCCTGCTCGAAGCGTCACCGGAGCGGGCCCTCGCCGCGCCGGACAACGTCGAGATCCTGCTGCCGCACCTCAGGTGCGCGGCGTTCGAGCTGCCGTTCGCAGCTGGAGAGGGGTTCGGCGGGCTCGATCCCGAGGACACGGCGGCCGCGCTCGACTGCCTCGTCGCCGAGGGCGACGTGACGCGGACCCAGGGCGCGTACCACTTCGTAGGCGCGTCCTACCCCGCCGCGGCGGTGGGCCTGAGAAGCGTGGGCGCGCAGCGGGTCGTTGCCTCGGACGTGGAGACCGGCGAGGTGATCGCCGAGGTCGATCCGCGGGCCGCACGGCTCGAGCTTCACGAGAGCGCGGTGTACCAGCACGAGGGCGCGATCTATCTCGTCGAGCGCCTCGATCTCGAGCACGGGCGCGCGGAGCTCGTCCCGGCCGCGCCGATCTACTACACGATCGCGGTGCCGACCGTCCTGCTCCGCGTAGTCGAGGTGCACGGCGAGCGCGGGCTCGGCGCCGGCGCGGCGGCGTTCGAGGGCGACGTCGTGGTGCGGGAGGAGATCTGCGCGTACAAAAAGGTTCGGTTCGAAACGCACGAGGGTCTCGGCACGGGCACCGTGTCGTTGCCGCCCTCGGAGATGGAGACTGAGGCGGCGTGGATCGTCCCGGCCGAGACCGCGGCTGAAGTCGTCGGGAGGGATTCGCTCTGGCTGGCGCTCGCCGGGATCGGTCATGCGCTGCACAGGATCGTCGCGCTGCGGCTGATGTGCGATCCGCGGGACGTCGCCGTCGTGGTGCAGGCCGCGCCCGGTAGCGACCGCCTCGCGCTCTACCTCTACGATGCGCACGCCGGAGGCGTGGGGCTCTCGAGCCGCGCGTTCCGGATCGCCGCGGAGCTGCTCGAAGACGCGGGTCGCCTCGTGTCCGGGTGTCCGTGCGCTGACGGGTGCCCGTCGTGCGTCGGGCCGCGCGGGGAGGGCGATCCGCCGGTGAAGGCGCTGGCCGTCGCGCTCCTGCGGGCGCTCGGCGCGGGAGGCGTAGGGTGGTGA
- a CDS encoding amidohydrolase family protein — MSHRLLGPLMFGFVVLAEGGCASDNSGSSAADTDTDSDADTDTDTDIDTDTDIDTDTDTDADTDADTDADTDTDTETSCDGTGDCDDCLACVDTNGLCAAQYETCAANAGCTAITTCAIDCGDDAECVAACAASFPGGAVDYTLMNNCIFCDACASDCVAEAIGCPETQGAPQLVVTGNATKILLQGVLVTPTEAFAGELLIEDDLITCVAASCSGETGAATASIVVTNGVVLPGLIDAHNHILYDIFDATDWTPTEAYGNHNQWPDEERYGAMVDAKQYLNGEGTSPVNYNCEMIKYGELKALVSGTTSVQGSANPANKTCYRTLARTIDQSANGLCGTVPPQSCEDKIQAATLFPSTSAADGVCANIADGSTDSYLIHLGEGVDASALSEFDDLNTVTTTDGCLFVSETAVIHGTAFGAIELAAMGTYGMGLIWSPRSNVFLYGLGTDLSQTTDIPTALAEGITVGLGPDWSIGGSQNMLDELRFADEVDDSEWGDVLTPQEIVEMATINGAELLAVGDQIGALAVGMKADVSVMSGDPDAPYDTILAATPTEVRLTLVDGVALYGDDQLEVLGNPSPGCEAIEICGESKFACVAIDGGDTTNKFGQTYAEIETILVDALAAYDALDLSEWNFAPLTPLVTCP; from the coding sequence ATGTCGCATCGTCTGCTCGGTCCACTGATGTTCGGCTTCGTCGTCCTCGCAGAAGGGGGCTGCGCGTCGGACAACTCCGGTTCTTCGGCCGCGGATACCGATACCGATAGTGATGCGGACACCGACACCGACACCGACATCGACACCGACACCGACATCGACACGGACACCGACACCGACGCCGACACCGACGCCGACACCGACGCCGACACCGACACCGACACCGAGACGTCATGCGACGGCACGGGCGACTGTGACGACTGCCTCGCGTGCGTGGACACGAACGGGCTGTGCGCGGCGCAGTACGAGACGTGCGCGGCCAACGCGGGGTGCACGGCGATCACCACCTGCGCGATCGACTGCGGGGACGACGCGGAGTGCGTCGCGGCGTGCGCCGCGAGCTTCCCGGGCGGCGCGGTCGACTACACGCTGATGAACAACTGCATCTTCTGCGACGCCTGCGCCTCGGACTGCGTGGCCGAGGCGATCGGGTGCCCCGAAACGCAGGGAGCGCCCCAGCTCGTCGTGACGGGCAACGCGACGAAGATCCTGCTCCAAGGCGTCCTGGTCACGCCGACCGAGGCGTTCGCGGGTGAGTTGCTCATCGAGGATGATCTCATCACCTGCGTCGCCGCGTCGTGCTCGGGCGAGACCGGCGCCGCGACGGCGTCGATCGTCGTGACCAACGGCGTCGTCCTGCCCGGTCTGATCGACGCGCACAACCACATCCTGTACGACATCTTCGACGCGACCGACTGGACACCGACCGAGGCGTACGGAAACCACAACCAGTGGCCCGACGAGGAGCGGTACGGCGCGATGGTCGACGCGAAGCAGTACCTGAACGGCGAGGGCACCTCGCCGGTCAACTACAACTGCGAGATGATCAAGTACGGCGAGCTCAAGGCGCTCGTCTCGGGCACGACCTCGGTCCAAGGCTCGGCCAACCCGGCGAACAAGACGTGCTACCGCACGCTCGCACGGACCATCGATCAGTCAGCGAACGGCCTGTGCGGCACGGTCCCGCCGCAGAGCTGCGAGGACAAGATCCAGGCCGCCACGCTCTTCCCGTCGACTTCGGCGGCGGACGGGGTGTGCGCGAACATCGCGGACGGCTCGACGGACTCGTACCTGATTCACCTCGGCGAAGGCGTGGACGCGTCGGCGCTCTCCGAGTTCGACGATCTGAACACGGTCACCACGACCGACGGGTGCCTGTTCGTCTCCGAGACCGCCGTGATCCACGGCACGGCGTTCGGCGCGATCGAGCTCGCGGCCATGGGCACCTACGGGATGGGGCTGATCTGGTCGCCGCGGTCGAACGTCTTCCTGTACGGCCTGGGGACCGACCTCTCGCAGACGACCGACATCCCGACCGCCCTCGCCGAGGGGATCACGGTGGGCCTCGGGCCGGACTGGTCGATCGGCGGCAGCCAGAACATGCTCGACGAGCTTCGCTTCGCGGACGAGGTCGATGATTCCGAGTGGGGCGACGTGCTCACGCCCCAGGAGATCGTGGAAATGGCGACGATCAACGGCGCCGAGCTGCTCGCGGTCGGGGACCAGATCGGCGCGCTCGCGGTCGGCATGAAGGCGGACGTCTCGGTGATGAGCGGCGACCCGGACGCACCGTACGACACGATCCTCGCCGCGACGCCGACCGAGGTGCGGCTCACGCTCGTGGACGGCGTCGCGCTGTACGGCGACGATCAGCTCGAGGTGTTGGGCAACCCGTCGCCCGGTTGCGAAGCGATCGAGATCTGCGGCGAATCGAAGTTCGCCTGCGTCGCGATCGACGGCGGCGACACGACCAACAAGTTCGGCCAGACCTATGCCGAGATCGAGACGATCCTCGTCGACGCGCTCGCCGCGTACGACGCGCTCGATCTCAGCGAGTGGAACTTCGCGCCGCTCACACCGCTCGTGACCTGCCCGTAG